From the genome of Bosea sp. Tri-49, one region includes:
- a CDS encoding mandelate racemase/muconate lactonizing enzyme family protein — protein sequence MQPADGTIVSFQFDEVVVPAHPGVINSETLAKPLHMLPVGGKASWSVQFDELPKLIVRMTLKNGVVGIGEFYRDHEWPRIEAICANLIGQSVFDLPLQDLPLPLCREYDGFECVIWDAYAKTLGVPMHRLLGGAIRDRVNVSAWSSHRTQGEVGPWVKRYFEQGYKVIKFKCDLEDDVAGWCARIKEYAPGMKVIFDPNQRWENSGNARPIIRELEKVGNVLLLEDPLPRWMLQDFAELRRFSSIPIVLHVSLPYVYQGQRAHDAINAIAHGAVDGFNFNCGLAKFQTLDHIASTAGVYCWHGSEVDLGILEAMYVHQAAAAKSCVWPSDIFGRMIRSHDLLAKPLTFEPPHVRIPDEGPGLGITLDEAAIARFRVGGRTIS from the coding sequence GACGGGACGATCGTTTCCTTCCAGTTCGACGAGGTCGTCGTCCCCGCCCATCCCGGCGTGATCAACTCCGAGACCCTGGCGAAGCCACTCCACATGCTGCCGGTCGGCGGCAAGGCGAGCTGGAGCGTACAGTTCGACGAATTGCCCAAGCTCATCGTCCGGATGACGCTGAAGAACGGTGTCGTCGGCATCGGCGAGTTCTATCGCGACCATGAGTGGCCGCGCATCGAGGCGATCTGCGCCAACCTGATCGGCCAGTCGGTCTTCGACTTGCCGCTGCAGGACCTGCCGCTGCCGCTCTGCCGCGAATATGACGGCTTCGAATGCGTGATCTGGGACGCCTACGCCAAGACGCTCGGCGTGCCGATGCACCGGCTGCTCGGCGGCGCCATCCGCGACCGGGTCAATGTCAGCGCCTGGTCGAGCCACCGCACGCAAGGTGAAGTCGGCCCCTGGGTGAAGCGCTATTTCGAGCAGGGCTACAAGGTCATCAAGTTCAAATGCGACCTCGAGGACGATGTCGCCGGCTGGTGCGCACGCATCAAGGAATACGCACCCGGGATGAAGGTGATCTTCGATCCCAACCAGCGCTGGGAGAACTCCGGCAATGCCCGCCCGATCATCCGGGAGCTGGAGAAGGTCGGCAACGTCCTCTTGCTGGAGGACCCGCTGCCGCGCTGGATGTTGCAGGACTTCGCTGAGCTGCGCCGCTTCTCCTCGATCCCGATCGTGCTCCACGTCTCGCTGCCCTATGTCTATCAGGGCCAGCGCGCGCATGACGCGATCAACGCCATCGCCCATGGCGCGGTCGACGGCTTCAACTTCAATTGCGGCCTCGCCAAGTTCCAGACGCTCGACCACATCGCCTCGACTGCCGGCGTCTATTGCTGGCACGGCTCGGAGGTCGACCTCGGCATCCTTGAAGCCATGTATGTGCATCAGGCCGCGGCGGCGAAGAGCTGCGTCTGGCCGAGCGACATCTTCGGCCGGATGATCCGCAGCCACGACCTGCTCGCCAAGCCGCTGACCTTCGAGCCGCCGCATGTGCGCATCCCCGATGAGGGGCCGGGCCTCGGCATCACCCTCGACGAAGCCGCCATCGCCCGCTTCCGCGTCGGCGGCCGCACGATCTCCTGA